In Nocardioides sp. WS12, the DNA window CGGTGGGTCTACGAGGGACGCGTTCTCCTGGTCGCAGACGACCCGGTCGATGTCCTGCACGAGGTCGAGGTCCAGCAGTACGGCGCCGGCGCGATCGTCGACGAGGACCTGGTGCCGTACGGCACCATCACCGCGAACCTCAAAACGCCACACGCCGCGCGGACCGGTCGCGTCGGTACGCCCGAGTGCTGCGGGATCCCACAGCCAGCGCTCTCCCGCCGCAGCGGTCGGGCTGCCGCCCGCTGACCGCCGGACCTTCGCGATCGCGGTCCGGCGTGCATCCGGCTCCGCGATGGTCGCAGCCGGTACCGCCTGTACCTCGGAGAGGTTGGCGTTGACCGAACTCAGGTCCTTGTCGTCGGCGAGCACCACGACGGCGTCGCCGCCGATGACAGGGATGCCACCCACGTGCTGCTGGTAGTGCACGACGCCGGCACCGGCGACAGCGAGGTCGCGCCGCGCCTCGATGAGGGTCGTGCCCGGGCGAGCCGTACCGAAGGCGGGACCGTAGCGCTGGAGGTGTGCACGGGCTGCAGCCGAGACCGAGTCCCCACGATCGACCGAAGGGTTGTCGACGTCGGTTCCCGCCGACGCGCCGGCGAAGGTGACCACGTCGCCGTCCTTGCGTACGACGACCGAGCCGTCAGCGTCAGAACGCAGAGCAGCCTCCGCGTCATCGGGGTCCGGAGCCGACTGGGCGGGCTGGGCCGGCGCCAGAGCGAGCAACGTGGCCACCACAGTGGCAGCACACAGGGACGACAGGGCGCGACGCATTCAGGATCCTTCGTGACGGGGGCAAACAGGGAATGGTTTCACGCCGCGGTTGTTTCCGCCGAAGAACTACCGGACATTCGGCAATTCGGGACAAAAGCCCGACGCCCGCGGCCCCTTTCCAGGGACCACGGGCGTGAGATGAAGAAAGTTGGGATCAGATCCCGGCAGCAGCCTTGAGCGCCTCGGCGCGGTCGGTGCGCTCCCAGGTGAACTCGGGCAGCTCGCGACCGAAGTGGCCGTAGGCCGCCGTCTTGGCGTAGATCGGACGCAGCAGGTCGAGGTCGCGAACGATCGCACCCGGACGCAGGTCGAAGACCGAGAGCACGGCCTCCTGGATCTTCTCGTCCGGGACGATGCCGGTGCCGAAGGTCTCCACGAAGACACCGACGGGCTTGGCGACACCGATCGCGTAGGCAACCTGGACCTCGGCGCGACGGGCCAAGCCCGCAGCAACGATGTTCTTGGCAACCCAACGCATGGCGTAGGCAGCCGAGCGGTCGACCTTCGACGGGTCCTTGCCGGAGAACGCGCCGCCACCGTGGCGAGCCATGCCGCCGTAGGTGTCGACGATGATCTTGCGGCCGGTCAGACCGGCGTCACCCATCGGCCCACCGACGACGAAGCGGCCGGTCGGGTTGATGAAGAGCTGGTAGCCCTCGGACGGAACGATGGCCTGGAAGGCCTCGAGCACGGGCTCGATGACGTTGACCAGGATGTCCTTGGCGAGCTGCTCCTGGTCGATGTCCTCGGCGTGCTGCGTCGAGAGCACCACGGTGTCGATACGAACGGGACGGTCGTCCTCGTCGTACTCGATGGTGACCTGGGTCTTGCCGTCGGGACGGAGGTACGGCAGCGTGCCGTCCTTGCGCACCGCGGTGAGCTTCTCGGCGAGGGTCTGCGCGATCTTGATCGGCAGCGGGAAGAGCTCCGGGGTGTCGTCGCAGGCGTAGCCGAACATCAGGCCCTGGTCG includes these proteins:
- the metK gene encoding methionine adenosyltransferase is translated as MTGRLFTSESVTEGHPDKIADQISDTILDYLLEHDPSSRVAVETLLTTGLVVVAGEVTTSAYAPVAQLVRAKILEIGYDSSEKGFDGNSCGVQVAIGAQSADIAQGVDDAFEERVDGSGDELDRQGAGDQGLMFGYACDDTPELFPLPIKIAQTLAEKLTAVRKDGTLPYLRPDGKTQVTIEYDEDDRPVRIDTVVLSTQHAEDIDQEQLAKDILVNVIEPVLEAFQAIVPSEGYQLFINPTGRFVVGGPMGDAGLTGRKIIVDTYGGMARHGGGAFSGKDPSKVDRSAAYAMRWVAKNIVAAGLARRAEVQVAYAIGVAKPVGVFVETFGTGIVPDEKIQEAVLSVFDLRPGAIVRDLDLLRPIYAKTAAYGHFGRELPEFTWERTDRAEALKAAAGI